A part of Synchiropus splendidus isolate RoL2022-P1 chromosome 19, RoL_Sspl_1.0, whole genome shotgun sequence genomic DNA contains:
- the LOC128750708 gene encoding neurexophilin-1: MMRPNRGFILLLLNGTACLVALGQEDGSSKSSSDDSSKTVGVLGGQAPLSPLSRWMFHSKSRAPNATSLELPYRSPGPFSKQEFSKQEFWEMLGSDLLKPDSSSSRVKRRPIVKTGKFKKMFGWGDFYSNIKTVRLNLLITGKIVDHGNGTFSVYFRHNSTGQGNISVSLVPPVKAVEFDLERQSVVYPKDSKIFNCRVDYEKVDRSKRTSLCNYDPSKTCFQEQIQSHVSWICSKPFKVICIYISFYSTDYRLVQKVCPDYNYHNEMPYLPSG, encoded by the exons ATGATGCGTCCCAACCGCGGCTtcatcctgctgctcctcaacGGAACCGCGTGTTTG GTGGCACTGGGACAAGAAGATGGCTCGTCCAAAAGCTCCTCTGACGACTCCTCCAAGACTGTCGGGGTCCTGGGCGGACAGGCGCCTCTGTCCCCCTTGAGCCGCTGGATGTTCCACAGCAAAAGCAGAGCGCCAAACGCCACCTCTCTGGAGCTGCCCTACCGCTCCCCGGGGCCCTTTTCCAAGCAGGAGTTTTCCAAACAGGAGTTCTGGGAGATGCTGGGCAGCGACCTGCTCAAGCCAGACTCCTCCAGTTCCAGGGTCAAAAGGCGGCCCATCGTCAAGACCGGCAAGTTCAAGAAGATGTTCGGCTGGGGAGATTTTTATTCTAACATCAAAACGGTGCGGCTGAACCTGCTGATCACCGGCAAGATCGTGGACCATGGGAACGGCACGTTCAGCGTCTACTTCCGGCACAACTCCACGGGCCAGGGCAACAtctccgtcagcctggtgccgCCGGTCAAGGCGGTGGAGTTTGACCTGGAGCGCCAGAGCGTGGTCTACCCAAAGGACTCCAAGATCTTCAACTGTCGAGTGGACTACGAGAAGGTGGACCGGAGCAAACGAACCTCGCTTTGCAACTACGACCCGTCCAAGACCTGCTTCCAGGAGCAGATCCAGAGTCACGTGTCTTGGATTTGCTCCAAGCCGTTCAAAGTCATCTGCATTTACATTTCCTTCTACAGCACAGACTATCGCTTAGTCCAGAAGGTTTGCCCGGACTACAACTACCACAACGAAATGCCGTACCTGCCGTCGGGCTAG